DNA from Nitrospira sp.:
AGGGAGCGCCGCCGAACGGGTCGGTCTGCGGGGGGCGCGCGAAACCCTGGGGGGGCGGATCGAACTGGGCGATATCATCGTCGGCGTGGACGGCAAGCAGGTGGAGACGATCGACGATCTGATGGATCTGATGGAGCAGCACAAGGTCGGCGATCAGGTCACGATCGACTATCTGCGCGGCAACCGCAGGCTGCAGGCGACGGTGACCTTGCAAGCGGTCAATTGAGCCAGTCGTGAGGGAGCGGCGGTGGGGGAGAGGGCAAGGGAGAGGGGCGTAGCCCTGCGGATCAATTCCACGAACTGTAGAGACAGGACACGAGAGCGGCAGTGGCGTTGTGCTCTGTGTTAGGATGACCGGAGTCGGACCAGTCGGAGGGAATGATATGAGCGACCATCGAAAAGCGGACCAGTCTGAACCGGGAGGGCAGCATGCGCCACGACGTGAGGAGCCGGCGTCGGCCGATCCGCTCGAACTGATCGAAGAATGTCTGGCTGCCTTTCCCGACGGCGACCCGCGCCAGAAGCTGCTCTACAAGCTGCGGCATGTGGTGACGGCCCAGTCGGTCCTGCAGGACCGGCGCGACGTGGAATTCAAAAAACTCAATGAGGTGGTGGCCAAGTTGACGGCGCCCGCCAACCGGGTCGGCCTGCTGGTGGAGGTGCCGGCGGAGGGGGTGGCGCGCATCGTCGTCGGGGGGGCGGAGTACTATGCCAATGTCGATCCGCGCCTCGCGGCGGAGGATCTCAAGATCGGCACGCAGATCCTGGTGAACGAGGCCTATACGGTGATCAAAACGCTTGGATACGACCGCAATGGACCGGTGTTGAAAGTGGCCGAAGTATTGCCGGACGGGCGCATTCGCTTCGAGCAGGACATGGGGCGGCAAGCCTTGATTCTGCAACGGTCCAGCGATTTGCAAGGGGTCGAACTCAAGGCCGGCGACGAGGTCCGTATTGAACCGACTCACCGGATCGCCATCGAGAAGTTCGAAGGACGCCAGGCCAAGCAGCACCTCCTCGACGAAGTTCCCACCGTGACCTGGGACCAGATCGGCGGCCAGCACCAAGCGATTGAGGCGATCCGCAAGGCCATCGAATATCCCCTGCTCCATGCGGAGACCTTTTCGAAATATCAGTTTACGCAGCCGAAGGGGTTCTTGCTCTATGGTCCGCCTGGCTGCGGCAAGACCTTGATCGGACAGGCGGCAGCCGCCGGTTTGGCCCAGCTCGTCCGGGAGTCGAAGGAGCAGGCTTCGCCGGATGGGAAGGCGACGCATCCGCCGGTGACCAGCGGCGCGTTTCTGCATATCAAGGGGCCTGAAATTCTGAACATGTGGCTCGGTGAGTCCGAGCGGATCGTCCGGGACCTCTTTGCCAAGGCGCGCGCCAGACGGAAAGAAGGGGCCCTGCCGTTTATCTTCATCGATGAAGCGGAATCCGTGTTGGGCACCAGGCGCTCGATGCGATCCTTCAACATCAACAACACGCTGGTGCCGATGTTCTGTGCCGAAATGGATGGGATCGAGTCGTTGCAGGACGTGGTGATCATCCTGGCCTCCAACC
Protein-coding regions in this window:
- a CDS encoding Bacterial proteasome-activating AAA-ATPase (PAN) — translated: MSDHRKADQSEPGGQHAPRREEPASADPLELIEECLAAFPDGDPRQKLLYKLRHVVTAQSVLQDRRDVEFKKLNEVVAKLTAPANRVGLLVEVPAEGVARIVVGGAEYYANVDPRLAAEDLKIGTQILVNEAYTVIKTLGYDRNGPVLKVAEVLPDGRIRFEQDMGRQALILQRSSDLQGVELKAGDEVRIEPTHRIAIEKFEGRQAKQHLLDEVPTVTWDQIGGQHQAIEAIRKAIEYPLLHAETFSKYQFTQPKGFLLYGPPGCGKTLIGQAAAAGLAQLVRESKEQASPDGKATHPPVTSGAFLHIKGPEILNMWLGESERIVRDLFAKARARRKEGALPFIFIDEAESVLGTRRSMRSFNINNTLVPMFCAEMDGIESLQDVVIILASNRPDLIDPAVLRPGRIDRKIKVARPNREAAQEILGVYLTATLPLDRELLDRNGQDHEAARRSVIEQVVDSVFSKTDQNRVLSIRLRNGQHKVLYRGDLVSGAILSSIVQRAKEKAIERTIAQTGLSSLEDGLRIQDLLDAVQEEYREGEMLPPDDAAEEWLKLLDHHPEQVVGVSSFRRGRPAEERLVNQII